The Cloeon dipterum chromosome 3, ieCloDipt1.1, whole genome shotgun sequence genome includes a region encoding these proteins:
- the LOC135941317 gene encoding uncharacterized protein LOC135941317: protein MHRTKGTTTTTSLSDDEITLLRISHSLLTEKIKCKICNNSMKKVAGIQCGHVFCRPCIVKQLQKSSLCPLCNSEVDKNITIVNKSLTVYYENLQDIIKQCERLLPRQTPVATKKRGNEAMSVSETPPTTARRSKRSMACKTPAGEHSDADLSKQRKNEISATTVTKHFDMEKISNRKESKAELEELKSPLRMPSQFPNESSVVSQYSIIPEDKVRYWLDEAKTSAVPTQDKPIDTPITQSTLVSVSQTRAKHQQQQQTFKTPPVPQRTTEEPPAPAESEETQADSIIVSNATRRNYAAEAIKEDSILNLDISIEECPGLFKSQSDEYQNKREEKRLKDIEKCDNLEKPKLRGLGLRKKKVLPIKYDDEDDSEPKSNTPIKETRSRNSMSDVSIEDFIEDGVKEKPIRRYSNKKLNPPVKVQTDIDVATQQEVSPMKPGVLNKELPALPVKSSSIVEVASPEHSPLKKKKTPSPGFSRYQKMKSDFMEKRKILPLDISTGSTRNAPAAKKSVSPKSSEMVIDSASERTVAQMTVNQPLAEPAAKETNHVENHHSPNLIENSLPIEGLPEELQGSYSGNAAAPKKAERNKPRASKKLLPALSIPPTQESIQSSASATSVRKRKTFSLESNTADIVGNSPPGQKTLQTFAAKCKTPEKNATLKNRIQFFRQGKLHSARKMYSVQFFKLGYLSPITVKRNIKFVRKQFRDAAVQTSPRHASQMDTTLAEKSKLSSWDQSAKLPNPNKTTLSETVEAEKRVDDSSDEMDLVEKSQEMIENDIFLPQLTKAKDYVLEPCQIDSNDIIPASMPTVTQSLKRLIDSSSLSLSASTGSVETLLSLNESEFDLQQDRSEKPTKRRKLASRFSQENTQNSADVKRMLQKTAPNPVVDVVKGDGKELQWRDSSQDAAVRAVVMEDLKYAREKATQAHSLGTTCIIESTPNDKNVGDLKAGNINSQDAQPGKALNASRISAKGNNISPFLEESDSLTENEIEHQNSTALNNSNESFIKLSANEGKLVCKESVNEVEEEELEVIEGTPKAKRSEAVAKLDPAVSFIFTSLAKGQVAQIQKFCQTFKSSSVNTSMNQTVTHLVVPHSEDMNTVSTLKFYLAVAKGLWVVSIHWVSDCISSGRIIPEEPYEMKNMHGFDGPRKSRLSKGNIFHDFEMFCLDGIYTGVSREQIKDIIRCGGGLALKSIREPQKKKYRLVICASENVDEGAMEDSNCVVLMMDWVLESVENYRLASAFNYLPIGVSVTQVSQSHFDLPADMLRFEASDESM from the exons TCGTTGACTGTGTATTATGAGAATCTCCAGGACATCATCAAGCAGTGTGAAAGACTATTACCTAGACAGA cGCCAGTAGCTACTAAAAAGCGAGGAAACGAAGCTATGTCAGTCTCGGAGACTCCTCCAACAACTGCACGTCGCTCTAAAAGAAGTATGGCTTGCAAAACTCCCGCGGGAGAACACAGTGATGCTGACCTGAGCAAACAACGAAAGAATGAAATTTCAGCAACCACAGTTACTAAACATTTTGACATGGAAAAGATATCAAACCGGAAGGAAAGCAAAGCTGAGCTTGAAGAGCTCAAGTCGCCTCTTAGGATGCCATCTCAGTTTCCAAACGAATCATCTGTGGTATCTCAATACAGCATAATTCCTGAGGACAAAGTAAGGTATTGGTTGGATGAAGCAAAGACAAGTGCAGTTCCAACTCAAGATAAACCCATTGACACCCCAATAACTCAATCGACTTTGGTGTCTGTTTCTCAAACTCGAGCTAAGCatcaacaacagcagcaaacttttaaaacaCCTCCAGTGCCACAAAGAACTACTGAAGAACCTCCTGCACCTGCTGAATCAGAAGAAACGCAAGCAGATTCAATTATTGTTAGCAATGCCACTAGAAGAAACTATGCTGCAGAAGCCATCAAGGAGGACAGTATTCTCAACTTGGACATTTCCATTGAAGAATGTCCAGGGCTGTTCAAATCGCAATCCGATGAATATCAGAATAAGCGCGAAGAGAAGAGGTTGAAGGATATTGAGAAATGTGACAACTTGGAGAAACCCAAATTGAGAGGGCTTGGTTTGAGGAAGAAGAAAGTTTTGCCGATCAAGTACGATGATGAAGATGACTCTGAGCCCAAATCCAACACTCCCATCAAAGAAACTAGAAGCCGTAACTCTATGTCGGATGTTTCCATTGAAGACTTCATTGAAGATGGAGTAAAGGAGAAACCTATTCGTCGCTATTCCAACAAAAAGTTAAACCCTCCAGTTAAAGTGCAAACTGATATTGACGTTGCGACACAGCAAGAAGTTTCCCCAATGAAGCCAGGAGTATTGAACAAAGAATTGCCTGCACTGCCTGTAAAATCATCTAGCATTGTTGAGGTTGCTTCGCCAGAGCACTCAcccttgaagaaaaagaaaactccaTCACCAGGCTTCTCAAGGTATCAAAAGATGAAGTCAGATTTCATggagaagaggaaaattctGCCACTCGACATTAGTACAGGTTCAACTCGAAACGCGCCGGCAGCCAAGAAGAGTGTTTCTCCAAAGAGTAGTGAGATGGTGATTGATTCAGCAAGTGAGAGAACAGTCGCACAAATGACAGTAAATCAACCACTAGCTGAACCTGCAGCCAAGGAGACAAACCATGTTGAAAACCACCACAGtccaaatttgattgaaaactCATTGCCTATTGAGGGTTTGCCTGAAGAACTACAAGGCTCTTATTCAGGAAATGCCGCTGCTCCAAAAAAAGCAGAACGCAACAAACCTAGAGctagcaaaaaattgcttccTGCACTTTCCATTCCTCCCACCCAAGAGAGCATTCAATCCTCAGCAAGCGCCACTAGTGTTCGTAAAAGAAAAACCTTCTCTCTTGAGTCAAATACTGCTGATATCGTGGGTAACAGTCCCCCTGGCCAAAAGACGTTGCAGACATTTGCCGCTAAATGTAAAACTCCTGAGAAGAACg cCACTCTCAAGAACAGAATTCAGTTCTTTAGACAAGGCAAGCTACACAGCGCTCGCAAGATGTActctgttcaattttttaaactcggaTATTTGAGCCCCATTACTGTGAAACGGAACATCAAATTTGT CCGTAAGCAATTTCGAGATGCAGCGGTTCAGACTAGCCCAAGACATGCTTCACAAATGGATACGACTCTTGCTGAAAAGTCAAAGCTATCTTCCTGGGACCAGTCTGCCAAGTTGCCGAACCCTAACAAAACAACTTTATCAGAAACTGTAGAAGCAGAGAAGCGAGTGGATGATTCATCTGATGAAATGGATCTTGTTGAGAAGAGCCAAGAGATGATCGAAAATGACATATTTTTGCCTCAGTTGACAAAGGCTAAAGATTACGTGCTGGAACCTTGCCAGATTGACTCAAACGACATTATTCCTGCCAGCATGCCCACTGTTACTCAAAGCTTGAAAAGGCTAATCGATTCCAGCTCCTTGTCATTGTCAGCTTCAACAGGAAGCGTTGAAACGCTGCTATCACTGAATGAGTCTGAATTCGATCTGCAACAAGACCGGTCAGAGAAGCCAACGAAAAGGAGGAAACTGGCAAGCAGATTTTCTCAAGAAAATACACAGAACAGTGCTGATGTAAAAAGGATGCTTCAAAAGACAGCTCCCAATCCAGTTGTTGACGTTGTAAAGGGCGATGGGAAAGAATTGCAGTGGAGGGACAGCAGCCAGGATGCAGCCGTGAGGGCGGTTGTAATGGAAGATCTAAAATATGCAAGAGAAAAGGCAACCCAAGCCCATTCCTTGGGGACAACTTGCATCATTGAATCAACTCCCAATGA CAAAAACGTGGGTGATTTAAAAGCTGGAAATATAAACAGTCAGGAT GCGCAACCTGGAAAAGCTCTGAATGCTAGCAGAATCTCAGCTAAGGGTAATAACATCAGTCCATTTCTCGAGGAATCTGATTCG CTCACGGAGAATGAAATTGAGCACCAAAATTCAACAGCTCTGAATAACTCAAATGAAAGTTTCATCAAATTATCAGCTAATGAAGGAAAATTGGTTTGCAAG GAGTCTGTGAATGAAGTTGAGGAGGAAGAGCTGGAAGTCATCGAAGGAACGCCCAAAGCAAAAAG GTCAGAAGCAGTTGCAAAACTGGATCCTGCGGTGTCTttcatttttaccagtttGGCTAAAGGTCAAGTTGCGCAAATTCAGAAATTCTGCCAGACATTCAAGAGCTCCTCAGTCAACACTTCCATGAACCAAACAGTTACACATCTGGTG GTGCCTCATTCTGAAGACATGAACACAGTCagcactttgaaattttatcttgcCGTGGCTAAAGGACTTTGGGTTGTTTCTATTCACTGGGTTTCAGATTGCATCTCTTCAGGGCGAATAATCCCAGAG GAGCCATacgaaatgaaaaacatgCATGGGTTTGATGGGCCCCGCAAATCTCGCCTGAGCAAggggaatatttttcatgattttgagATGTTTTGTTTGGATGGAATTTACACTGGAGTAAGCAGAGAGCAGATCAAG GACATTATTCGCTGTGGAGGCGGGCTGGCCCTGAAAAGCATCAGGGAGCCTCAGAAAAAGAAGTACCGTTTAGTTATTTGCGCATCAGAAAATGTGGACGAAg GAGCTATGGAGGACAGCAACTGCGTAGTGCTCATGATGGACTGGGTCTTGGAATCTGTTGAGAACTACCGCCTGGCTAGCGCCTTCAACTATCTGCCCATTGGTGTGTCTGTGACCCAAGTTTCACAGTCTCATTTTGATTTGCCTGCTGATATGCTCCGCTTTGAGGCTAGTGATGAATCTATGTAA
- the Rpt1 gene encoding 26S proteasome regulatory subunit 7 has translation MPDYLGGDMRKVKEEEKEEEKEVKALDEADIALLKSYGQGQYTKSIKTVEADTQATIKRVNELSGIKESDTGLAPPALWDLAADKQTLQNEQPLQVARCTKIINADSDDPKYIINVKQFAKFVVDLADTVAPTDIEEGMRVGVDRNKYQIHIPLPPKIDPTVTMMQVEEKPDVTYSDVGGCKEQIDKLREVVETPLLHPEKFVNLGIEPPKGVLLFGPPGTGKTLCARAVANRTDACFIRVIGSELVQKYVGEGARMVRELFEMARSKKACLIFFDEIDAIGGARFDDGAGGDNEVQRTMLELINQLDGFDPRGNIKVLMATNRPDTLDPALMRPGRLDRKVEFGLPDMEGRTHIFKIHARSMSVERDIRFELLARLCPNSTGAEIRSVCTEAGMFAIRARRKVATEKDFLEAVNKVIKSYAKFSATPRYMTYN, from the exons atgccgGACTACTTGGGAGGTGATATGAGAAAGGtgaaggaagaagaaaaggaGGAAGAGAAAGAAGTAAAAG CACTTGACGAAGCAGACATTGCCCTCCTTAAGAGCTAC ggCCAGGGGCAGTATACCAAGAGCATCAAGACTGTGGAAGCAGACACTCAAGCCACCATCAAGAGGGTCAATGAATTGAGTGGAATCAAAGAGTCTGACACTGGCCTTGCTCCTCCAGCACTCTGGGACTTGGCAGCTGACAAGCAAACCCTGCAGAATGAGCAGCCTTTGCAGGTGGCACGATGCACGAAAATCATCAATGCCGACTCTGACGACCCAAAATACATTATCAACGTCAAGCAATTTGCAAAGTTTGTTGTTGACCTTGCGGATACTGTCGCTCCCACTGACATCGAAGAGGGAATGCGAGTTGGCGTTGATCGCAACAAATACCAGATCCACATTCCTCTGCCACCTAAAATTGACCCCACAGTTACGATGATGCAAGTCGAGGAAAAGCCTGATGTCACCTACAGCGATGTTGGTGGCTGCAAAGAACAAATCGACAAGCTACGAGAAGTCGTGGAGACTCCTCTTCTCCAC CCTGAGAAGTTCGTCAACCTTGGAATTGAGCCTCCGAAGGGTGTGTTGTTGTTTGGACCTCCTGGCACTGGCAAAACGTTGTGCGCTAGGGCTGTAGCTAACAGAACGGACGCCTGCTTCATTCGTGTAATTGGGTCTGAACTTGTGCAGAAGTATGTTGGCGAg GGAGCCAGGATGGTacgagagctttttgaaatggCCAGGAGCAAAAAGGCATGTTTGATCTTCTTTGACGAAATCGACGCCATTGGAGGCGCCAGATTTGATGATGGAGCAGGCGGTGACAATGAAGTGCAGAGAACTATGCTGGAATTGATCAACCAGCTGGACGGTTTCGACCCCAGAGGTAACATCAAGGTCCTCATGGCTACAAACCGACCGGACACCCTTGACCCTGCCCTCATGCGGCCTGGCCGTCTTGACCGCAAGGTGGAATTTGGTCTGCCTGATATGGAGGGAAGAActcacattttcaaaattcacgctCGTTCCATGAGTGTGGAGCGAGATATCAGATTTGAATTGCTCGCACGTCTATGTCCCAACAGCACAG GTGCTGAAATTAGGTCTGTGTGCACTGAGGCTGGAATGTTTGCCATCCGTGCCCGCCGCAAGGTTGCAACTGAGAAAGATTTCTTGGAGGCTGTAAACAAAGTCATCAAGTCTTACGCCAAGTTCTCCGCCACCCCGAGATATATGACTTACAACTAA